One genomic segment of Pseudonocardia sp. T1-2H includes these proteins:
- a CDS encoding cytochrome P450, with translation MAEETPWQQSLRYANRANPYPFYEELRKTPVSRQPNGSYVASTYQEIVQLLHDPRVSSDMRKRPAQYQFPNPFEGMIITIDPPEHDRDRRRMMRHFGPPECPHMIADLEPEIRRLTAELLDNMKGRTRIDLVDEFAFPLPVTMICKVLGMPLESIPDFHGWIENALDGADFGPEANDPEQQRRAERAAGEVAKLMQYLADLLDQYAEKPGPGMFSGMVNDDGPEGRLPQDRLVNNAALMLFAGHETSVNLISHSVLTMLRHPHVYEQLRRRPELVVPAVEEFLRLESSVQIWHTRCAAEDIDIAGTTIPKGAPIFIAYGSANRDPARFENPDVPDLERPDNQHVGFSQSIHYCFGAPLARLEVQIALAEFVRRVENPRLVEDPPPYRRSQIFRGPLHMMIDIDGIRD, from the coding sequence ATGGCCGAGGAAACGCCCTGGCAGCAGTCCCTCCGCTACGCCAACCGCGCCAATCCGTATCCGTTCTACGAAGAGCTGCGGAAGACCCCGGTGTCGCGGCAGCCGAACGGCAGTTACGTCGCCAGCACCTATCAAGAGATCGTCCAGCTGCTCCACGACCCCCGGGTCAGCTCGGATATGAGGAAGCGCCCCGCGCAGTACCAGTTCCCCAACCCTTTCGAGGGGATGATCATCACCATAGACCCGCCCGAACACGATCGAGATCGCCGCCGGATGATGCGGCACTTCGGCCCGCCCGAGTGCCCCCACATGATCGCCGACCTGGAGCCCGAGATCCGCCGCCTCACCGCCGAGCTGCTGGACAACATGAAGGGCAGGACCCGCATCGACCTCGTCGACGAGTTCGCCTTCCCGCTGCCCGTGACCATGATCTGCAAGGTCCTGGGCATGCCGCTGGAGTCCATACCGGACTTCCACGGCTGGATCGAGAACGCCCTGGACGGGGCCGACTTCGGCCCGGAGGCGAACGACCCGGAGCAGCAGCGCCGGGCGGAGCGGGCCGCCGGTGAGGTGGCCAAGTTGATGCAGTACCTGGCCGATCTGCTCGACCAGTACGCCGAGAAGCCCGGCCCGGGCATGTTCTCGGGAATGGTGAACGACGACGGCCCCGAGGGGCGCCTACCCCAGGACCGGCTCGTCAACAACGCGGCGCTGATGCTGTTCGCCGGGCACGAGACCTCGGTCAACCTGATCTCCCACAGCGTGCTCACCATGCTGCGGCACCCCCACGTGTACGAGCAGCTGCGCCGCCGGCCGGAGCTGGTCGTGCCCGCGGTCGAGGAGTTCCTGCGCCTGGAGTCGTCGGTCCAGATCTGGCACACCCGCTGCGCGGCCGAAGACATCGACATCGCGGGCACCACCATCCCGAAAGGCGCGCCGATCTTCATCGCGTACGGCTCGGCGAACCGCGACCCGGCGCGGTTCGAGAACCCCGACGTGCCGGACCTCGAGCGCCCCGACAACCAGCACGTCGGCTTCAGCCAGAGCATCCACTACTGCTTCGGCGCCCCGCTGGCGCGGCTCGAGGTCCAGATCGCGCTCGCCGAGTTCGTCCGTCGCGTGGAGAACCCGAGGCTCGTCGAAGACCCGCCGCCGTACCGCCGCAGCCAGATCTTCCGCGGCCCGCTCCACATGATGATCGACATCGACGGGATCCGCGACTGA
- a CDS encoding siderophore-interacting protein translates to MTTTAPRLLQVLRSTTITPRMIRVTLGGDELAGFPGEGPDRRIKMFFPVEGQDRPAIPRASTGGPVWPAGEARPTIRTYTVRRFDPAAGELDVDFVVHTGYGPAAAWAQSAEPGSWVGVSEPGGRWVPDPAAAFHVVIGDESALPAVATVLEAVPPDVPALALLEVADAGEEQDLPGKADVTWVHRGNRPAGEPLVEAVRAATLPEGEGQAWLAGESAAVKDIRAHLLNERGLGRRAVYATGYWRAR, encoded by the coding sequence GTGACGACGACGGCCCCCCGCCTGCTGCAGGTCCTGCGCAGCACCACCATCACGCCGCGGATGATCCGCGTGACCCTGGGCGGCGACGAGCTGGCCGGGTTCCCCGGGGAGGGCCCGGACCGGCGGATCAAGATGTTCTTCCCGGTCGAGGGACAGGACCGGCCGGCCATCCCCCGCGCCAGCACCGGCGGACCCGTCTGGCCCGCGGGCGAGGCACGCCCGACCATCCGCACCTACACCGTCCGCCGCTTCGACCCCGCGGCCGGTGAGCTGGACGTCGACTTCGTGGTGCACACCGGTTACGGGCCGGCCGCGGCGTGGGCGCAGTCCGCGGAGCCCGGGTCGTGGGTCGGGGTCTCCGAGCCCGGCGGACGCTGGGTGCCGGATCCCGCCGCGGCGTTCCACGTCGTGATCGGGGACGAGTCCGCGCTGCCCGCCGTCGCGACCGTGCTGGAGGCGGTGCCGCCGGACGTCCCGGCGCTGGCCCTGCTCGAGGTGGCGGACGCCGGTGAGGAACAGGACCTGCCGGGCAAGGCCGACGTGACCTGGGTGCACCGCGGGAACCGGCCCGCGGGCGAACCGCTCGTCGAGGCCGTGCGGGCGGCGACCTTGCCCGAGGGTGAGGGTCAGGCCTGGCTCGCGGGCGAGTCCGCCGCGGTGAAGGACATCCGGGCTCATCTGCTGAACGAGCGCGGCCTCGGCCGGCGGGCGGTCTACGCGACGGGGTACTGGCGCGCCCGCTGA
- a CDS encoding type II toxin-antitoxin system YoeB family toxin — protein MLTATATQTGLDGFHGYWSRRITDEHRLIYKIVDDEIRIAACRYRYGD, from the coding sequence GTGCTCACCGCGACCGCCACGCAGACCGGACTGGACGGCTTCCACGGCTACTGGTCGCGACGCATCACCGACGAGCACCGACTCATCTACAAGATCGTCGACGACGAGATCCGTATCGCCGCGTGCCGCTACCGCTACGGCGATTAG
- a CDS encoding NAD(P)/FAD-dependent oxidoreductase: MTMAATVAELVRGFKANGRIVIVGASLAGLRAAEALREEAFNGSLTIIGDEPHEPYDRPPLSKQVLKGWVPADHTQLPRLREVDAQWRLGVAATGLDRATKQVRLAVGEQVPYDRLLIATGTRARQWPNPTEAALEGVYTLRSCEDAARLQQALASRPARVLIIGAGFIGSEMASVCRELDIPVTVVERGSAPLVGALGGVIGEIAAEMQRDHGVDLRCGVGVSSLEGDAGGHVRRARLSDGTTVEADVVVASLGSIRNVEWLEGSGLAAGFWGIGCDAGGRAFDINGVVTDSVYVAGDVARAPHVLYEYQFLAMEHWDNAVLGAEVAAHNMVSLEPDYHPHLLLPGFWSGQFGVNIKSVGVPPFGDEIVFTQGSVKERRFAAAYGRRGRIVAAVSFDQGKWLEHYGRLIEKSAPFPPPPPGWDRPDDMNPMPAEFPAPGVPTAIPDVVLTGHDPNERIAEFRPRR, from the coding sequence ATGACCATGGCGGCAACGGTCGCGGAGTTGGTGCGCGGCTTCAAGGCCAACGGGCGGATCGTCATCGTCGGCGCCTCCCTGGCGGGACTGCGGGCCGCCGAAGCCCTGCGTGAGGAGGCCTTCAACGGGTCTCTGACCATCATCGGGGACGAGCCACACGAGCCCTACGACCGTCCCCCGCTGTCCAAGCAGGTGCTCAAAGGTTGGGTGCCGGCCGACCACACCCAGCTGCCCCGCTTGCGGGAAGTGGATGCGCAGTGGCGGCTCGGGGTGGCCGCCACCGGGTTGGACCGGGCCACCAAGCAGGTGCGCCTGGCCGTCGGCGAGCAGGTGCCGTACGACCGGTTGCTGATCGCCACGGGCACCCGCGCACGGCAGTGGCCCAACCCGACCGAGGCCGCCCTGGAGGGGGTGTACACGCTGCGTTCGTGTGAGGACGCCGCGCGGCTGCAACAGGCGCTGGCCTCGCGGCCGGCGCGGGTCCTGATCATCGGCGCCGGGTTCATCGGCTCGGAGATGGCCTCCGTCTGCCGAGAACTCGATATCCCGGTGACCGTCGTCGAGCGGGGCTCGGCGCCGCTGGTCGGCGCGCTCGGCGGGGTGATCGGCGAGATCGCCGCGGAGATGCAACGCGACCACGGCGTGGACCTGCGCTGCGGGGTGGGCGTGTCGTCGCTGGAGGGCGACGCGGGCGGACACGTGCGGCGTGCTCGGCTCTCGGACGGGACCACCGTCGAGGCTGACGTGGTGGTGGCCTCGCTGGGGTCGATCCGCAACGTGGAATGGCTGGAGGGCTCCGGGCTGGCGGCCGGCTTCTGGGGTATCGGCTGCGACGCCGGCGGTCGCGCCTTCGACATCAACGGCGTGGTGACCGACTCGGTCTACGTGGCGGGGGACGTGGCACGCGCCCCCCACGTGCTCTACGAGTACCAGTTTCTCGCGATGGAGCACTGGGACAATGCCGTCCTCGGGGCCGAGGTCGCGGCCCACAACATGGTGAGCCTCGAGCCCGACTACCACCCGCATCTGTTGCTGCCCGGCTTCTGGTCCGGCCAGTTCGGCGTCAACATCAAGTCCGTCGGCGTGCCGCCCTTCGGCGACGAGATCGTCTTCACGCAGGGGTCGGTCAAGGAGCGCCGCTTCGCCGCCGCCTACGGTCGTCGGGGCCGCATCGTTGCCGCTGTCAGCTTTGATCAAGGCAAGTGGCTGGAGCACTACGGGCGGCTGATCGAGAAATCGGCTCCGTTCCCGCCCCCGCCGCCGGGCTGGGATCGGCCCGACGACATGAACCCGATGCCGGCCGAGTTCCCCGCGCCGGGTGTCCCGACGGCGATACCCGACGTCGTCCTGACCGGCCACGACCCGAACGAGCGCATAGCCGAGTTCCGGCCCCGACGCTGA
- a CDS encoding TetR/AcrR family transcriptional regulator, whose translation MESRSAQAAPARRRRVGREERERQILDAAVAVFSERGYANASMDAVAERVGVTKPVLYTHFGSKEGLLLACVAQARTELLEVTATAAAAATTPEDMLRRGTRAFFEFLDERAAAFSLLYSEARIAADAVEGIRAQQTDFIAALLGAAAPDAAPLQLQGWAQVIVGACERLAVWRAQDNRVTTEDATEYLMDLAWTGLQGRASGARAR comes from the coding sequence GTGGAATCCCGCTCCGCCCAGGCCGCCCCCGCTCGACGCCGCCGCGTCGGCCGCGAGGAGCGCGAGCGGCAGATCCTCGACGCCGCGGTCGCCGTGTTCTCCGAGCGCGGGTACGCGAACGCGTCGATGGACGCCGTCGCCGAACGGGTCGGGGTCACCAAGCCCGTGCTGTACACGCACTTCGGCTCCAAGGAGGGCCTGCTGCTGGCGTGCGTCGCACAGGCCCGGACCGAGCTGCTCGAGGTCACCGCCACCGCCGCGGCGGCCGCGACGACACCCGAGGACATGCTCCGCCGGGGCACCCGGGCGTTCTTCGAGTTCCTCGACGAGCGCGCCGCCGCCTTCTCGCTGCTGTACTCCGAGGCCAGGATCGCCGCGGACGCGGTCGAGGGGATCCGGGCGCAGCAGACCGACTTCATCGCCGCGCTGCTCGGCGCCGCGGCCCCGGACGCCGCTCCGCTCCAGCTGCAGGGCTGGGCGCAGGTCATCGTCGGCGCGTGCGAGCGGCTGGCGGTCTGGCGCGCGCAGGACAATCGCGTCACGACCGAGGACGCCACGGAGTACCTGATGGACCTCGCCTGGACCGGTCTGCAGGGCCGCGCCTCCGGCGCCCGTGCGCGGTAA
- a CDS encoding helix-turn-helix transcriptional regulator, with product MRLIDRRVEKHALEEVLERVRAGMCGALALRGEPGIGKSALLDYAVARAADLQVVRMVAVESENGLGFAAVHQLLLPFLHSADRLPEPQRRALGVAFGLESGPPADPFLVSLAVLTLLSDAAGGRPVLCVIDDAQWLDDESADVLGFVARRLLADPVGMLFAIRETAEPDPRLQALPGLRLAGLPEPDAYELLATAVDRPIDAVVAERIVAGTGGNPLAIVEGAADLTTEQLRGQVPLPEPLPVGHQLEDLFVRRVRDLPTNTQTLLLLAAAEQPGRGDRLWQAAAALGIPESAVVAAEAAGMVGFWPEVRFAHPLVRSAVYHAAAPDEQRAAHRALAAACDPQLDAVPWAWHLAAATAAPDEGVAARLEAAADQGRSRGGYAAAAALLERTALLTPDEERRAERRLSAAQAHLLAGAVNRAEALLAEAATGLRDPLSTAQATLLEGRIRFHRGQVAEATSALVCAARRLRPLDPRAARDALLSALEAAVFAGSAPSAPLLHEIAWTARNLPPTGDSPDSAADLLLEGCTARVTGDYAAAVPVLRRTVQAFLAEKVDPDVTLQKLELAAVSAADLLDDASTEQLTADWIDRARESGALARLAGALAFRSAYVDGPAGRLAAARAAESEAHELAEVTGNPGVVPPTGAHTLLTLGLSGREAEARATAAAVAREAPGRGAAGEMAMAAYFLGVLEISLGNYGLAVGCLHPAYTDDTPLVGTQALPDLVEAAVRAGRRDLAELAIRRLADRASATGTPLALGLLARSRALLATPTDARQGYEDALHLLGRTRAAPQLARAHLVYGEWLRRQRRRREARDQLRVALDMFDGMGLPCFAERARVELRATGERTRKREVGTAEELTPQEAHIACLVSRGEGNREIAAQLFVSPSTVEYHLRKVFRKLGVTSRTQLAHRVIHEGVGLLHAIPASERPLLDGRR from the coding sequence GTGCGGTTGATCGACCGCCGCGTGGAGAAGCACGCGCTCGAAGAAGTACTCGAGCGCGTGCGTGCCGGTATGTGCGGCGCGCTGGCCCTTCGGGGTGAGCCGGGAATCGGGAAGTCGGCACTGCTCGACTACGCCGTCGCGCGCGCCGCGGACCTGCAGGTCGTCCGGATGGTGGCGGTCGAGTCGGAGAACGGCCTGGGCTTCGCCGCTGTCCACCAGCTGCTCCTTCCTTTCCTGCACAGCGCGGACCGGCTGCCGGAGCCGCAGCGACGGGCGCTGGGCGTGGCGTTCGGCCTGGAGAGCGGGCCGCCGGCCGATCCGTTCCTGGTCAGCCTGGCCGTGCTCACGCTGCTGTCGGACGCGGCCGGGGGCCGGCCGGTGCTGTGCGTGATCGACGACGCGCAGTGGCTGGACGACGAGTCCGCCGACGTCCTCGGCTTCGTGGCCCGCCGGCTGCTGGCCGACCCTGTCGGGATGCTGTTCGCGATCCGGGAGACCGCCGAGCCGGACCCGCGCCTGCAGGCGTTGCCCGGCCTTCGGCTCGCCGGCCTGCCTGAGCCGGACGCGTACGAGCTGCTCGCAACCGCGGTCGACCGGCCCATCGACGCGGTCGTGGCGGAGCGCATCGTCGCCGGGACCGGGGGCAACCCCCTGGCCATCGTCGAGGGCGCAGCCGACCTGACCACAGAGCAACTGCGCGGACAGGTGCCGCTGCCCGAGCCGCTGCCCGTCGGTCACCAGCTCGAAGACCTGTTCGTGCGGCGCGTGCGGGACCTTCCCACGAACACGCAGACGCTGCTGTTGCTGGCGGCGGCGGAGCAGCCGGGCCGGGGCGATCGGCTGTGGCAGGCGGCCGCCGCGCTGGGCATCCCGGAGTCCGCGGTGGTGGCCGCGGAGGCGGCGGGAATGGTGGGCTTCTGGCCGGAGGTGCGGTTCGCCCACCCGCTCGTCCGCTCGGCGGTCTACCACGCCGCGGCCCCGGACGAGCAGCGAGCGGCCCACCGGGCCCTCGCGGCGGCGTGCGATCCGCAGCTCGACGCAGTTCCCTGGGCCTGGCATCTCGCCGCGGCCACCGCCGCGCCTGACGAAGGGGTCGCCGCCCGGCTGGAGGCGGCAGCGGACCAGGGCCGGAGCCGCGGCGGCTACGCCGCCGCGGCCGCGCTCCTCGAACGCACGGCGTTGCTGACCCCCGACGAGGAGCGGCGGGCCGAGCGCCGGCTGTCGGCAGCGCAGGCCCACCTGCTCGCCGGGGCGGTCAACCGGGCCGAGGCCCTGCTGGCCGAGGCCGCCACGGGCCTGCGCGATCCGCTGTCGACCGCGCAGGCCACCCTGCTGGAGGGCAGGATCCGGTTCCACCGCGGGCAGGTGGCCGAGGCCACCTCCGCCCTGGTCTGCGCTGCACGGCGACTGCGGCCGCTCGACCCGCGCGCCGCGAGGGACGCGCTGCTCTCCGCGCTGGAGGCCGCGGTGTTCGCCGGCTCGGCGCCCAGCGCCCCGCTCCTGCACGAGATCGCGTGGACGGCGCGGAATCTGCCACCCACGGGCGACTCCCCGGACTCGGCCGCCGATCTGCTGCTCGAGGGCTGCACCGCGCGGGTGACCGGTGACTATGCGGCGGCCGTGCCGGTGTTGCGTCGCACGGTGCAGGCCTTCCTCGCGGAGAAGGTCGACCCCGACGTCACACTCCAAAAACTGGAACTGGCCGCTGTCTCGGCGGCCGATCTGCTGGATGATGCCTCGACGGAGCAGCTGACAGCTGACTGGATCGACCGTGCCCGCGAGAGCGGCGCGCTGGCCAGGCTGGCCGGTGCACTCGCCTTCCGAAGCGCCTACGTCGACGGGCCGGCCGGCCGGCTGGCCGCGGCGCGGGCGGCCGAGTCCGAGGCGCACGAACTGGCGGAGGTGACCGGCAATCCCGGTGTCGTCCCGCCCACGGGCGCCCACACGCTGCTCACCCTCGGCCTGAGCGGCCGCGAGGCCGAGGCGCGGGCGACCGCAGCGGCGGTGGCACGGGAGGCCCCGGGCCGGGGCGCCGCCGGTGAGATGGCCATGGCGGCGTACTTCCTCGGCGTGCTGGAGATCAGCCTCGGCAACTACGGCCTCGCCGTGGGCTGCCTGCATCCGGCGTACACCGACGACACCCCGCTCGTCGGGACCCAGGCACTGCCCGACCTGGTGGAGGCCGCCGTCCGTGCCGGTCGGCGGGACCTGGCAGAACTCGCGATCCGACGTCTGGCGGACCGCGCGAGCGCGACCGGCACTCCGCTGGCCCTGGGCCTGCTCGCCCGCTCCCGGGCGCTGCTGGCCACCCCGACAGATGCCCGGCAGGGATACGAGGACGCGCTGCACCTGCTCGGCCGGACCCGGGCCGCTCCTCAGCTGGCCCGCGCGCACCTCGTCTACGGCGAGTGGTTGCGCCGCCAGCGCCGGCGGCGGGAGGCACGCGATCAGCTGCGCGTAGCCCTCGACATGTTCGACGGCATGGGCCTGCCCTGCTTCGCCGAGCGGGCGCGCGTGGAGCTGCGGGCCACGGGTGAGCGCACTCGGAAGCGAGAGGTGGGAACGGCCGAGGAGCTCACTCCCCAGGAGGCACACATAGCCTGCCTGGTGAGCCGTGGAGAAGGGAACCGGGAGATCGCCGCCCAGCTGTTCGTCAGCCCGAGCACCGTCGAGTACCACCTGCGCAAGGTGTTCCGGAAGCTCGGGGTGACCTCCCGCACGCAGCTCGCCCACCGCGTCATCCACGAGGGAGTCGGCCTACTCCACGCGATCCCCGCCTCCGAACGTCCGCTCCTCGACGGACGCCGCTGA
- a CDS encoding flavin-containing monooxygenase — MSETTPRVDPVTVDTVIVGSGFAGLGAAVKLDEAGRRDFVILEKGDTLGGTWRDNVYPGCACDVESHLYSFSFFQNPEWTRTFARQPEIRAYLESVADRYRLRDRIRFGVKVAGAEWDGTAWDVRTDDGTSYRARYVLFGTGALHDPFVPEIEGLDRFAGKAFHSSQWDHSHDLAGKRVAVIGTGASAIQFVPAIAPDVESLTLFQRTAPWVLPKPDRAIPERTRAAYRRLPLLQTLNRIALYWRHEALVAGFLHPRIMKLVQGLGLKYLDKVFAGDDELKRKVTPTFTMGCKRVLMSNDYYPALRRDNVSVETGDITRITERGVVTADGVEHEVDTIIFGTGFKVADGMAQMGVTGRDGVKLVDAWKDGSEALLGTTVAGFPNLFTIVGPNTGLGHSSMVFMVESQVNYILDAMRTVDANHAVAIDTRQDSQDAYNADLQRRLGKAVWSTGGCASWYLDENGRNRTLWPGYTFTFRRRTKAIDPAHHELIA, encoded by the coding sequence ATGAGCGAGACGACCCCACGTGTCGATCCCGTCACGGTGGACACCGTCATCGTCGGCAGCGGCTTCGCCGGCCTCGGCGCGGCGGTGAAGCTGGACGAGGCGGGTCGGAGGGACTTCGTCATCCTGGAGAAGGGCGACACCCTCGGCGGTACCTGGCGGGACAACGTCTACCCGGGCTGCGCCTGCGACGTGGAGTCCCACCTCTACTCCTTCTCCTTCTTCCAGAACCCGGAGTGGACGCGGACGTTCGCGCGCCAGCCGGAGATCCGGGCCTACCTCGAGAGCGTCGCGGACCGCTACCGCCTGCGGGACCGCATCCGCTTCGGCGTCAAGGTCGCCGGCGCCGAGTGGGACGGCACCGCGTGGGACGTCCGCACGGACGACGGCACCAGCTACCGTGCGCGCTACGTGCTGTTCGGCACCGGTGCGCTGCACGACCCCTTCGTACCCGAGATCGAGGGCCTGGACCGCTTCGCCGGCAAGGCCTTCCACTCGTCGCAGTGGGACCACTCGCACGACCTCGCGGGCAAGCGCGTCGCCGTCATCGGCACGGGGGCCAGCGCGATCCAGTTCGTGCCCGCGATCGCCCCGGACGTCGAGTCGCTGACGCTCTTCCAGCGCACCGCGCCGTGGGTGCTGCCCAAGCCGGACCGCGCGATCCCGGAGCGCACCCGCGCCGCGTACCGGCGCCTGCCGCTGCTGCAGACGCTGAACCGGATCGCCCTGTACTGGCGGCACGAGGCGTTGGTCGCGGGCTTCCTGCACCCGCGGATCATGAAGCTGGTCCAGGGCCTCGGGCTGAAGTACCTGGACAAGGTCTTCGCCGGCGACGACGAGCTCAAGCGCAAGGTCACGCCCACGTTCACCATGGGCTGCAAGCGGGTCCTGATGAGCAACGACTACTACCCGGCGCTGCGGCGGGACAACGTCTCCGTCGAGACCGGGGACATCACCCGGATCACCGAGCGGGGCGTCGTCACCGCGGACGGGGTCGAGCACGAGGTCGACACGATCATCTTCGGGACCGGGTTCAAGGTCGCGGACGGCATGGCGCAGATGGGCGTCACCGGGCGGGACGGCGTCAAGCTCGTCGACGCGTGGAAGGACGGCTCGGAGGCCCTGCTCGGCACCACGGTCGCGGGCTTCCCGAACCTGTTCACGATCGTCGGCCCGAACACCGGGCTCGGCCACAGTTCGATGGTGTTCATGGTCGAGTCGCAGGTGAACTACATCCTCGACGCGATGCGGACGGTCGACGCCAACCACGCCGTCGCCATCGACACCCGGCAGGACAGTCAGGACGCCTACAACGCGGACCTGCAGCGCCGGCTCGGCAAGGCGGTGTGGAGCACGGGCGGCTGCGCGAGCTGGTACCTCGACGAGAACGGCCGTAACCGGACCCTGTGGCCCGGCTACACGTTCACCTTCCGCCGCCGGACGAAGGCGATCGACCCCGCCCACCACGAGCTCATCGCCTGA
- a CDS encoding acetyl-CoA acetyltransferase: MRDDRLPVLLGVGQVLGNRDRTVAGAREPLRLVADAVSAAGQDTGAGTGGRLLREVDSIAVSHVASWGYDDLAAKLAERIGAGPSHTFAAPVGGQWPVALVNTAAARIAAGESRVALVAGGEASASMAVLARAGVDPAVDLGWSAEPGGQPAFDPDDLGSAAMQLAGLVLPTRVYPMVDAALTHALGESPAQAQAWSAELYAGLSKVASENPCAWNPMVTSPSDILRVGPVNRMICEPYPLALNANPLVDMAAAVVVTSVAVAREHGVPDERMVHVWGGAGAEDAADVVARPDLAVSPALGSALDRTLAAGGLATADLDVLDVYTPFPVVPRLVGRHLGLALPDLLGVTGGYSAFGGPLSSYGLHAVVATARRLRAGARTALVHGGGGYLTRQHAVLLGRSAHEDGYVGDPVPKDTAEPGPAPVVLADGDVHEVRVEAGTVEYDRNGLPTQGFLLARTPDGRRLAAATPRGDAASTAVLTVFPDGPTAPPGPHAVGRTVRATVIAGHAQLDPV, encoded by the coding sequence GTGCGGGACGACAGGTTGCCGGTGCTTCTCGGCGTGGGCCAGGTGCTCGGCAACCGGGACCGGACGGTGGCCGGCGCGCGGGAGCCGTTGCGGCTCGTCGCGGACGCCGTGTCCGCCGCCGGGCAGGACACCGGCGCCGGCACCGGCGGTCGGCTGCTCCGCGAGGTCGACTCGATCGCGGTCTCGCACGTCGCCAGCTGGGGATACGACGACCTGGCGGCGAAGCTCGCCGAGCGGATCGGCGCGGGCCCGTCCCACACGTTCGCCGCGCCCGTCGGCGGGCAGTGGCCCGTCGCGCTCGTGAACACGGCGGCCGCGCGGATCGCCGCGGGGGAGTCCCGGGTGGCGCTGGTGGCCGGCGGCGAGGCGTCGGCGTCGATGGCCGTGCTGGCCCGCGCGGGCGTGGACCCGGCCGTCGACCTGGGCTGGAGCGCCGAGCCCGGCGGCCAGCCCGCCTTCGACCCGGACGACCTCGGGAGCGCGGCCATGCAGCTCGCCGGGCTGGTCCTGCCGACGCGCGTGTACCCGATGGTCGACGCCGCCCTGACCCACGCGCTGGGGGAGAGCCCGGCGCAGGCCCAGGCCTGGTCCGCGGAGCTGTACGCCGGGCTCAGCAAGGTCGCGTCGGAGAACCCCTGCGCCTGGAACCCGATGGTCACCTCGCCCTCGGACATCCTGCGCGTCGGGCCCGTCAACCGGATGATCTGCGAGCCCTACCCCCTGGCGCTCAACGCGAACCCGCTGGTGGACATGGCCGCGGCCGTCGTCGTGACGTCGGTGGCCGTGGCCCGCGAGCACGGCGTCCCGGACGAGCGGATGGTGCACGTCTGGGGCGGCGCGGGTGCGGAGGACGCCGCGGACGTGGTCGCCCGGCCGGACCTGGCGGTCTCGCCGGCGCTCGGGTCGGCGCTGGACCGGACCCTCGCCGCGGGCGGCCTCGCCACCGCGGACCTCGACGTCCTGGACGTCTACACGCCGTTCCCGGTGGTCCCGCGGCTCGTCGGGCGGCATCTCGGCCTGGCCCTGCCGGACCTGCTCGGTGTCACCGGCGGGTACTCCGCCTTCGGCGGCCCGCTGTCGTCGTACGGGCTGCACGCCGTCGTCGCCACCGCGCGCCGGCTGCGGGCGGGGGCCCGGACCGCGCTGGTGCACGGGGGAGGCGGGTATCTGACCCGGCAGCACGCCGTCCTGCTCGGGCGGTCGGCGCACGAGGACGGCTACGTCGGCGACCCCGTCCCCAAGGACACCGCCGAACCCGGCCCCGCGCCGGTGGTGCTCGCCGACGGGGACGTCCACGAGGTGCGGGTGGAGGCCGGGACCGTGGAGTACGACCGCAACGGCCTCCCCACCCAGGGCTTCCTGCTGGCCCGCACGCCGGACGGCCGCCGCCTCGCCGCCGCGACCCCGCGCGGGGACGCCGCCAGCACCGCGGTCCTCACCGTCTTCCCCGACGGCCCCACCGCCCCGCCGGGCCCGCACGCCGTCGGCCGCACCGTCCGCGCCACCGTGATCGCCGGCCACGCCCAGCTCGACCCCGTCTGA
- a CDS encoding ferredoxin: MRIVVDLNRCQAYAQCVFLAHEVFRLSRDEVLTYEPNPDDARRLQVHRAAAACPVQAIVLDRLDGAERSVGS, translated from the coding sequence ATGCGGATCGTCGTGGACCTGAACCGGTGCCAGGCATACGCACAGTGCGTGTTTCTGGCCCACGAGGTCTTCCGCTTGAGTCGTGACGAAGTACTTACCTACGAGCCGAACCCCGATGACGCGCGGCGCCTGCAGGTTCATCGCGCCGCTGCGGCCTGCCCGGTCCAGGCGATCGTGCTCGACCGCCTGGACGGTGCGGAGCGGAGCGTGGGGTCATGA